The segment TTATTTTTGATCCGCCGGTGAACAAAGATTTGTGCGACAAATGCCAGGGGGAGCTTTATCAGCGGGATGATGATAATGAAGATACGGTCCGAAACCGCCTGGATGTTTATGATTCGCAGACTTTCCCCTTAATTCAGTACTATAAAGAGAAAAATCTGATCCGGTCGATTGATGGGCAAGGGGGGATTCAGCAGATATTCGACAGGATCGCCAAGGTCCTCTCTTAAGGTTGCCGATGATCTTCTTGAAATCCCCGGAGGAGATCGAAAAAATGAGCACCTCGGGGAAGCTGGTTGCTGAAATTTTATCGGAGATTAGAAGCCGGATCAAACCGGGGGTCACCACCCGGGAATTGGATCAATTGGCGGCCCGGCTTTCTTTAAAAAAAAAGGCCCGGCCGGCTTTTAAAGGATACCACGGGTATCCTTTTAATCTGTGTGTTTCGGTCAATGAAGAAGTCGTCCATGGATTCCCTTCCAAAAGAAGGCTGGTTGACGGGGATATCGTCAGTCTGGATTTCGGGGTTTACCTGGACGGGTATTACGGAGACGCGGCCCTGACCCAGGCGGTCGGGGATATTTCGCCTCTGGCAGAAAAGCTGATCCGGGTCACCCGGGAAGCTTTGTTTAAGGGCATGGAGCAGGTGAAGGCCGGAAGGCGTTTGGGAGATGTCTCCTTTGCCGTTCAAAAATTTGTGGAGGACAACGGGTTTTCAGTGGTCCGTCAATTTGTTGGACACGGCATAGGAAAGGCCCTTCATGAAGATCCCCAGGTTCCCAATTTCGGAGAAGCGGGCAGGGGCATCCTTTTAAAACCAGGAATGGTTATAGCCATAGAACCTATGGTTAATGTCGGGTCCAGTGAAGTTGAACTGCTGTCCGATGGTTGGACGGCGGTTACTAAAGACAGGAGTTTGTCGGCCCACTTTGAGCATACGATAGCCGTTACGGAAAATGGTTGCCGGATTTTGACCCAGGCTGATCACTGGACAACCCTTTTTTAAAGAATTATGCCCAAAGAAGAAGCGATTGAAGTGGAAGGTACGGTCGTTGAAACCCTGCCGAACGCCATGTTCAGGGTTCAACTGGATAACGGCCATCGAGTCCTGGCCCATATATCCGGAAAGATGCGGATGCATTTTATAAAAATCTTGCCGGGGGACCGGGTGACGGTGGAGTTATCCCCCTATGATTTTAAACGAGGCCGGATAACATATCGAACAAAATAAACGAGGGGTCCAGGATTAAAGGGGGCCAGGATTCAAGTGAAGAGACAAAGAAATTCACTCGAACCCTTGAACTCTTGAATCCTCGAATCCTGGGGTTGAGGCTCATTATGAAAGTCAAGGCATCAGTAAAGAAGATATGCAGCAAATGTAAAATTATTCAGCGCAAAGGGGTGGTGCGGGTACTTTGCGAAAACCCCAAACACAAACAGCGACAAGGATAAGAAGGGGAGGACCGGTTTGGCCAGAATAGCGGGAATTGATTTACCGAAGAATAAACGGATTGAAGTGGCTTTGACTTATATTTATGGGATAGGGCGGGCTACTTCCAAAAAGATTTTAGGGGAAGCCCAAATTCCTTTAGACACCAAGACCGATCAGTTGAACGAAATCCAGATCGCCCAAATCCGGAAGGTGGTAGACGGTGCGGTTCGGGTGGAAGGGGATCTGCGCCGTGAAGTTTCCATGAGTATTAAACGGTTGATGGATTTGGGGACCTATCGCGGGCTCAGGCACCGCAAATCCCTGCCGGTGCGGGGGCAGCGGACTCATACCAATGCCCGGACCCGCAAAGGCCCGCGTCGGACGCTGGCCGGAAAAAAGAAAAAATAACTTTCGGGGTGAATCATGGCCAAAGAAGTAAAAAAGACGGTTAAAAAGAAAAAAGAAAAGAAAAACATCCCCACCGGGATTGCCCACATTCAATCCACGTTCAATAATACGATCATCACGATTACCGACCTGATGGGGAATGTAATCTCCTGGGCCAGTGCCGGAACGCAGGGGTTTAAAGGGTCCAGAAAGAGTACCCCCTTTGCCGCCCAGTTGGCTGCTGAAGAAGCGGCTAAACGGGCGATGGAAAACGGTATGCGCTCTGTGGATGTTTTTGTGAAAGGACCGGGCGCCGGCCGCGAGGCGGCTTTGAGGGCCTTGCAGGCCACCGGGTTCCAGGTTAAATTGATCCGTGACGTGACCCCCATACCGCATAATGGGTGTCGTCCCCCCAAAAAGCGAAGGGTCTGATTCGTTAATCATCAATCCAGAGGAGGAAGAGATTGGCTAGATATAGAGATTCGGTCTGCCGATTATGCCGGCGGGAAAACTTAAAAATGTTCCTTAAAGGGGATCGGTGTTATTCGGATAAATGTGCTTTCGAACGCCGGAGTTATGCCCCGGGACAGCATGGGCAGGGTCGTACCAAACGGTCTGAATACGGGATTCAACTGAGAGAAAAGCAGAAGGTGAAATGGATGTACGGGCTGCTCGAATCTCAATTCAGAGGAACCTTTGCCAAGGCCGATCGTTTAAAAGGGATTACCGGCACCAACCTATTAATCCTTTTGGAGAAACGATTAGATAATGTGGTCTACCGGTTAGGGTTTGCCAATTCCAGAAATCAGGCCCGACAGTTGGTTCGACATAATCATTTTTTGGTGAATGACCGGAAAGTCAATATTCCCTCCTTCCAGGTTAAAAAGGGGGACACGGTGTCCGTTAAAGAGAAGAGCCAGAAAATAGCTTCTATTATCGAATCTATGGAAGCGGTGGCCCGACGAGGGGTTCCACAATGGTTAGAACTTGAGAAAACGCACTATTCCGGAATCGTAAAGGCCTTACCGGTCCGGGAAGATTTAACCATGCCCATGCAGGAACAGCTTATTGTCGAACTTTATTCCAAGTAATCCGTATTCAAACTTGGAAGAGGCTAAGGAGAGATTATGTATCGGAACTGGCGCGAACTGATAAAGCCCAAAAGACTGGAAGTGGATCCGGACGGGCACAGTCGATTCTATGGAAAATTCGTTTGTGAACCCTTGGAACGAGGCTTTGGGATTACTTTGGGGAATGCTCTGCGAAGGGTTCTCATATCTTCACTTCAGGGGGCGGCCATTGTTTCCGTAAAGTTCGACGGGGTGTTGCATGAATTTTCAACCTTCCCGGGTGTTGTGGAAGATGTGACGGATATCATTTTAAATTTTAAGGCGGTTCGATTAAAGCTCCACGGCGACGAACCCCGGACCATCAAAATCAATGCCAACCGGGAAGGCGTGGTCCGGGCCAAGGATTTTATCTGTGATCCTCACGTCGAGGTGTTGAATCCGGACCTGCTCATCGCCACGCTATCGGGGGATGGGCAATTAAAGGCCGAAATGACGGTTAAAATGGGGAAGGGGTATGTTCCTTCGGAAAGGAATAAGGAGGAAAATGCCCCGGTCGGGACCATCTTTTTGGATACCGCTTATTCCCCGATTAAAAAGGTTACCTATGTAGTGGGTACGGCCCGGGTCGGTCAAATCACCGATTACGATAAACTGACCCTGGAGGTCT is part of the Deltaproteobacteria bacterium genome and harbors:
- the map gene encoding type I methionyl aminopeptidase, translated to MIFLKSPEEIEKMSTSGKLVAEILSEIRSRIKPGVTTRELDQLAARLSLKKKARPAFKGYHGYPFNLCVSVNEEVVHGFPSKRRLVDGDIVSLDFGVYLDGYYGDAALTQAVGDISPLAEKLIRVTREALFKGMEQVKAGRRLGDVSFAVQKFVEDNGFSVVRQFVGHGIGKALHEDPQVPNFGEAGRGILLKPGMVIAIEPMVNVGSSEVELLSDGWTAVTKDRSLSAHFEHTIAVTENGCRILTQADHWTTLF
- the infA gene encoding translation initiation factor IF-1, with translation MPKEEAIEVEGTVVETLPNAMFRVQLDNGHRVLAHISGKMRMHFIKILPGDRVTVELSPYDFKRGRITYRTK
- the rpmJ gene encoding 50S ribosomal protein L36, translated to MKVKASVKKICSKCKIIQRKGVVRVLCENPKHKQRQG
- the rpsM gene encoding 30S ribosomal protein S13, whose amino-acid sequence is MARIAGIDLPKNKRIEVALTYIYGIGRATSKKILGEAQIPLDTKTDQLNEIQIAQIRKVVDGAVRVEGDLRREVSMSIKRLMDLGTYRGLRHRKSLPVRGQRTHTNARTRKGPRRTLAGKKKK
- the rpsK gene encoding 30S ribosomal protein S11, which encodes MAKEVKKTVKKKKEKKNIPTGIAHIQSTFNNTIITITDLMGNVISWASAGTQGFKGSRKSTPFAAQLAAEEAAKRAMENGMRSVDVFVKGPGAGREAALRALQATGFQVKLIRDVTPIPHNGCRPPKKRRV
- the rpsD gene encoding 30S ribosomal protein S4; amino-acid sequence: MARYRDSVCRLCRRENLKMFLKGDRCYSDKCAFERRSYAPGQHGQGRTKRSEYGIQLREKQKVKWMYGLLESQFRGTFAKADRLKGITGTNLLILLEKRLDNVVYRLGFANSRNQARQLVRHNHFLVNDRKVNIPSFQVKKGDTVSVKEKSQKIASIIESMEAVARRGVPQWLELEKTHYSGIVKALPVREDLTMPMQEQLIVELYSK
- a CDS encoding DNA-directed RNA polymerase subunit alpha; the protein is MYRNWRELIKPKRLEVDPDGHSRFYGKFVCEPLERGFGITLGNALRRVLISSLQGAAIVSVKFDGVLHEFSTFPGVVEDVTDIILNFKAVRLKLHGDEPRTIKINANREGVVRAKDFICDPHVEVLNPDLLIATLSGDGQLKAEMTVKMGKGYVPSERNKEENAPVGTIFLDTAYSPIKKVTYVVGTARVGQITDYDKLTLEVWTDGSITPEDGVAIAAKILKEQLSPFVNFEEETEEPERKEVIHQEEQVNQNLYKSVEELELSVRSANCLKNANIRYIWELVQKTEPEMLKTKNFGRKSLNEIKAILDEMGLHLGLKMDGFVPPQPEEKKESNYEA